The following DNA comes from Allobranchiibius huperziae.
GACAAGCCGTGCGGACCTCAGACGCGGGTGAGCGGCATCGCCGGCCCGGGCGGCGGCTCTACCTCGATCGGATCTCCGTCCGCGACGGTGCCCCCACGCGAGACCACGCCCATCACCCCGGCGAGGCGTTCGACCCGCCCGTCGTCGGTGGTGTGCACCAGACGCTTCAGCAGTCCGGGGCGGAAGTCCTCGATCTGCCGACACGGGTTGCGCAGGCCCATCACCGTCACGGTGGCGCCCGCGATCGTCAGCCGGGTGCCGACCGTCAGGTCGAGCAGGGCGATGCCGCGGGTGGTGATGTTCTCGCCGAGGTCACCGGGCGCGACGTCGTACCCGGCACGTCCCAGCTGCTCGAGCACCTCGACCGGGATCAGGTGCACCTGGCGCAGGTTGGGCTGACTCGGGTCCTGCGCCACCCGAGAGCGGTGCTGCACGGTGACGCCGTAGTGCGCGTCGCCGCGTACGCCGAGCCCCTCGTCGAGCACGATGCGTTCCACGGCCTGCTTGCTGAACTCGTGCACCCCGCTGACGTGGACGGCGACGACCTGGGCTGGCATGCGCTCATCCTCCCACCGGCCGGAGGGGTCACGACGTACGACGCCCCCCGGACCGGCGAGGGTGCAGGGGGCGTCGTTGAGTGTCAGTGCGTCAGCTCTTGGCCTTCTTCACGGCCTCGGTGGCCTGCGGAAGGACGTTGAACAGGTCGCCGACGACGCCGAAGTCGACCAGCTCGAAGATCGGCGCCTCCTCGTCCTTGTTGACCGCGACGATGGTCTTGGACGTCTGCATGCCCGCCCGGTGCTGGATCGCGCCGGAGATGCCGCAGGCGACGTACAGCTGTGGCGAGACCTGCTTGCCGGTCTGCCCGACCTGGTTGCTGTGCGGGTACCACCCGGCGTCGACAGCGGCTCGGGACGCGCCGACCGCGGCGCCGAGCACGTCGGCGAAGCTCTCGACCGGGGAGAAGTCACCGCCGGTGCCGCGGCCACCGGAGACCACGATGGCGGCCTCGGTGAGCTCCGGGCGACCGGACTTCTTCTTCTCCTGGACCTCGGTGATCTTGGCGCTCTTGGCGGTGTCGGACACCGTCAGCTCGACCGGCACGACCTGCGCACCGGCCTGGGAGGCCTGCGGCGGGGTGGTGTTCGGCTTGACCGTGATGATCGGGGTGCCCTGGGTGACCACGCCCTGCAGCGTGTAGCCGCCGGCGAACGCGGTCTGGGTCACCACGATGCCGTCGTCACCCGGCTGCACGTCCTGCGCGTCGGTGATCAGGCCGGACTCCAGCTTGACCGCGAGACGGGCGGCGGCCTCCTTGTTGGTGCCGCTGGTGGGCACCAGGACCGCCGCGACGTCGCCGGCCTGCTTGACCACGGCCTCCAGGGCCTCGGCCAGCGGCGCGACGAGATAGTCGGTGACGTCGGCGTTGTCGACGACGTAGACCTTCTCGGCGCCGAACTGCGCGAGGCGGGGCCGTGCGGCCTCCACCTGCGAGCCGATGAAGACGGCGGACGGCGTGCCGATCCGACGGGCGATCGTGAGCAGCTCCGCAGAGGTCTTCTTGACCGCACCGTCGGTGTGGTCGACCAGGACGAGGACTTCAGCCATGGGTGTTACGTCTCCTTCTGGGGTAGCGCAGCGTCAGACGAGCTTGGACTTGCTCAGGAACTCCACGAGCTTGGTGCCGCCGTCGCCTTCGTCGGGCTGCACCTCGCCCTTCTCGCGGGCCGGACGCTGGGTGACGTCGACGACCTTGGTCCAGGAGCCCTCGAAGCCCACTTGGGCGGCATCCAGACCGAGGTCGGACAGTGACCACGTCTCGACCGGCTTCTTCTTGGCGGCCATGATCCCCTTCAGCGAGGGGTAGCGCGGCTCGTTGATCTGGTCGGTCACGCCCACGAGCGCCGGGATCGAGGCCTCGACGGTCTCCGAGGCGATGTCGGTGTCGCGGCGGCCCTTGACCGACCCGTCGGCGACGGAGAGCTCCGACACCTGCGTGACCTGCGGCAGGCCGAGACGCTCGGCGAGCATGGCCGGGACGACGCTCATGGTGCCGTCGGTGGAGGCGAGACCGGTGAGCACGAGGTCGGGCTTGCCGATCTTCTCGATGGCCTTGGCGAGCACTAGGGAGGTGGCGCCGGCGTCCGAGCCGTGGATCGCGTCGTCGCAGACGTGCACACCCTTGTGGGCGCCCATCTTCAGCGACTTCTTGACCGCCTCGACCGCGACGTCGGGGCCGACCGTGAGCACGGTGACCTCACCCTCGCTCGCCTCGACGAGCTTCAGCGCCTCTTCGACCGCGTACTCGTCGAGCTCCGACAGGAGACCGTCGACGTTGGTGCGGTCGGTGGTGTGGTCGTCACTGAACGTGCGGTCGCTCTGAGCGTCCGGCACGTACTTGACGCAGACGACGATGTTCATGTCCTAGCCCTTCGTTGACGTGGTGCTCGATGAATGGTGACGGGCGATGACGCGGTCGTACGACGCGTCGTTCGGCGATCCCGACATGGTCCCGCAGGCTCGATATCCAGGGTACGCCACCACGTTACTGGCGAGTAACAGCCTGCCCGCCGCGGATTTCAGCGGCCGGCGAACCGCGCCTTCCCCGGACCCTCCTGCACGAACGACGCCATGCCCGTCGCACGGTCCTGCGTGGCGAACAGTCCCGCGAACAGGGCAGATTCGATGGCCAGCCCGGTGTCGAGGTCGGTGTCCTGACCGCGGTCGATGGCCTCCTTGGCGGCGCGCAGCGCGACCTTGGGACCGCCGACGTAGCGGCTCATCCGGGCCTTCGCGGCCTCGAGCACGGAGCCGGGTTCGCACAGTTCGTCGACCAGGCCGATCTCCAGCGCCTCGGTCGCCGCCACCATCCGACCGGAGAAGACGATGTCCTTCGCGCGGGCGGGTCCGACCAGGCGGGTGAGGCGCTGAGTGCCGCCGGCGCCGGGGATGATCCCGAGCAGGATCTCCGGCTGGCCGAGCTTCGCGTCGTTCGCGGCGATGCGGAAGTCGCACGTCATCGACAGCTCGCAGCCGCCGCCGAGCGCGTAGCCGGCGATGGCCGCGACCGTGGGCTGCGGGATGGCCGCGATGGCGGCGAAGAAGGCCTGCAATCGCGGCGCGCGGGTGACCATGTCGACGTACTCCAGGCGCTGCATCTCCTTGATGTCAGCGCCCGCGGCGAAGACCTTCTCCCCGCCGTAGAGGATGACCGCGGAGACGTCGTCTCGGTCGGAGGCCTCGATCGCGGCGGACCGCAGGCCCTCCTGGACCTCGCCGTTGAGCGGGTTCATCTTGGGACGGTCGATACGGATGACGCCGATGCCGTCGGCCACCTCGAGGGAGACGAACTCCCCGTACGTCGATGGTGCGTCGGTCACCCTCAGACCTCGCCGTCGTTGCCGGCGCCGGGGGCATCGTCAGGGCCGGGCAGGTCGGCCGGGTCGGTGTTGGCGACGTGCGGACCCTCACCGAGCACCGTCTGGTGCCACAGCTGGACGGCCTGCAGCACCATCTGCGTGGTGGAGGCGACCATCATCTCCAGGTTGTCGCCGTCCTGGACCAGGTGCTCGCCGGAGACCACGAGGGTGCCGTTGGCGATGCCGGTCTTGATGATGTTCAGGCTGAGCGTGACGTCGTTGCAGGCAAGCAGCTGCTTGACCAGGTCGTCGGGCATGTCGTCGGTGATCTGCCACTGGCCGAAGATGCGCAGCAGGCTCACCTCGCCCTCCGTGCAGCGCGCGAAGAGCTGCTGCTCCTGCACGGTGAAGCTCACGTCGCCGTCGGCGTCGATGTCGGGCTGTGCCTGCATGTCCTGCAGAACGTCCAACACCCGCCCACGCAGGGGGTGTTCGCCGGCGGGCGGGGGGAAGTTGGGCATCGAGGTCGGATCAGTCATCCCGTCAAGATACCCGGGGTCTTTACGCTGACGCCCATGCCCGCCCCGCGCCGCCCCGACCACGTCCCGCCGCCGTACGGCGCCACCCTCACCGGCGACGGCGCGGAGTTCGCGGTCTACGCGGGCCACGCCACCGGCGTGCAGCTGTGCCTCTTCGACGACGCCGGCGCCGAGCGCCGGCTCCCGATGGTGCGCCACGTGCACGGCACCTGGTCCACGTATGTGACGGGTGTGACGCAGGGGCAGCGGTACGGCTACCGGGTCGACGGGGACTGGGACCCCGCGAACGGTCAGCGGCACAACCCCGCCAAGCTGCTGCTCGACCCGTACGCGCGCGCCATCGAGGGCTCCGTCGACTGGCGCCCGGAGGTCTACGGCACGGTCGTCGACCAGTCGCTCGCGGTCGGTGAACCCGCCGACGTGCGTGACGACCGGGACAGCGCGGCGTTGGTCCCGCGCAGCGTGGTCGTCGGCGACGGCTTCGACTGGGGCGACGAGCGCGCGCCGATGACCGCGTGGTGCGACACCGTCATCTACGAGACCCACGTGATCGGCATGACCCACGACCTGCCCGGCGTGCCGGACGAGCTGCGCGGCACGTACGCCGGACTGGCCCACCCCGCGACGATCGCGCACCTGCGACGCCTCGGGATCACCACCGTGGAGCTGCTGCCCGTGCACGCGTCGGTCTCCGAGCCGCACGTCGTGCAGCGCGGCATGAGCAACTACTGGGGCTACAACACGCTCGGCTTCTTCGCCCCGCACCTCCCCTACGCCGCCGCGACAGACCCGGTCGAGGCGGTGGCCGAGTTCAAGGGGATGGTCAAGCTGCTGCACGCCGCCGGCATCGAGGTGCTGCTCGACGTCGTCTACAACCACACCTGCGAGCAGAGCGCGGCCGGCGGTTCGACGCTGGCGTGGCGCGGGCTGGACAGCCGCGCGTACTACCGCCTCGACGAGCGCGGCGACGACATCGACGTCACCGGGTGCGGCAACACCCTCGACCTGAGGCACCCGATCACCGTGCGGATGGTGCTGGACTCGCTGCGCTACTGGGTGCAGGAGATGCACGTCGACGGCTTCCGCTTCGACCTGGCGGTGGCGCTGGCGCGGGGCCGTGACGACGGCTACCACCCGGACCACCCGTTCCTGATGGCCCTGCGCACCGATCCGGTGCTCTCGGACGTCAAGCTCATCGCCGAGCCATGGGACCTCGGCATCCACGGCTGGCGCACCGGGCAGTTCCCGCCGCCGTTCGGGGAGTGGAACGACCGCTTCCGCGACACCGTGCGCACCTTCTGGCTCCCCGACCTGGCGCGCGACGCGGCCGGGGAGGACGGTCACGGGGTGCGCGAGCTCGGCACCCGGATCGCCGGATCGGCCGACCTCTTCCGCGACGCACGGCGGGGGCCGCTCGCGTCGATCAACTTCGTGACGGCGCACGACGGATTCACCGTGGCCGACCTCACGGCGTACAACTCCAAGCACAACGGCGCCAACGGCGAGGGCAACCGCGACGGCAGCGACAACAACTGCTCCTGGAACCACGGGATCGAGGGTCACGTCGACGCCACAGAGGGCGTCGAGGCGCTGCGGCGGCGGTCGATGCGCAACCTGCTCGGCACCCTGCTGCTGTCCGCCGGCGTGCCCATGCTGACCGGCGGCGACGAGTTCGGTCGCACTCAGCGCGGAAACAACAACCCGTACTGCCAGGACAGCGAGATCTCCTGGTACGACTGGGATCTGGCGGACTGGCAACGCGACCTCAACGATTCGGTGCGACATCTGCTCGACCTGCGACGCCGGCACCCCGTGCTGCGTCAACGGCACTTCTTCCCCGGCACCCCCGTCGACGGAGATGCGCTGCCGGCACTGCACTGGCACGCACTGGACGGGCGGGTCCTCACGGCCGAGCAGTGGAACGACGGCCGCACCCGCACCATGTCCGTGGTGTTCGACGGCGCCGACATCGGCGACGACCGCCTGCTGCTGCTCTTCCACGGCAGCGCGCACGACGCGTCGGTGACCCTGCCTGGGCAGGCCGGAGTGACAGCGTGGAAACTGCTGTGGGACAGCCGGTTCGAGAGGATGGATGACGTGCCGCAGGTGGAGACGACAGTCGGGGCGCCGTACGACGTGCCGCCGGCGACGCTCGCGATCTTCCAGGGGGCGTGAGGTGGTCTCCTACTTCGAGGCGTACGACGGCGAGCGGCTCGCCTTCCATGAGGTCGGCGAGGGCAGGACACTCGTGCTCATCCACGGGTTCTTCTCCACCGCGCGGGTCAACTGGATCGCGTACGGGCACGCGCAGACCATCGCCGACCGCGGCTACCGGGTCGTGATGCCCGACCTGCGCGGGCACGGCGACAGCGCGAAACCCCATGATCCGCAGCGGTACCGGGGCGACGTACTGGCCGATGACGGCTTCGCGCTGGTCGAGCACCTCGGACTCGACGATTACGACCTCGGCGGCTACTCGCTCGGCGCCCGTA
Coding sequences within:
- a CDS encoding MOSC domain-containing protein yields the protein MPAQVVAVHVSGVHEFSKQAVERIVLDEGLGVRGDAHYGVTVQHRSRVAQDPSQPNLRQVHLIPVEVLEQLGRAGYDVAPGDLGENITTRGIALLDLTVGTRLTIAGATVTVMGLRNPCRQIEDFRPGLLKRLVHTTDDGRVERLAGVMGVVSRGGTVADGDPIEVEPPPGPAMPLTRV
- a CDS encoding LptE family protein; amino-acid sequence: MTDPTSMPNFPPPAGEHPLRGRVLDVLQDMQAQPDIDADGDVSFTVQEQQLFARCTEGEVSLLRIFGQWQITDDMPDDLVKQLLACNDVTLSLNIIKTGIANGTLVVSGEHLVQDGDNLEMMVASTTQMVLQAVQLWHQTVLGEGPHVANTDPADLPGPDDAPGAGNDGEV
- the glgX gene encoding glycogen debranching protein GlgX, producing MPAPRRPDHVPPPYGATLTGDGAEFAVYAGHATGVQLCLFDDAGAERRLPMVRHVHGTWSTYVTGVTQGQRYGYRVDGDWDPANGQRHNPAKLLLDPYARAIEGSVDWRPEVYGTVVDQSLAVGEPADVRDDRDSAALVPRSVVVGDGFDWGDERAPMTAWCDTVIYETHVIGMTHDLPGVPDELRGTYAGLAHPATIAHLRRLGITTVELLPVHASVSEPHVVQRGMSNYWGYNTLGFFAPHLPYAAATDPVEAVAEFKGMVKLLHAAGIEVLLDVVYNHTCEQSAAGGSTLAWRGLDSRAYYRLDERGDDIDVTGCGNTLDLRHPITVRMVLDSLRYWVQEMHVDGFRFDLAVALARGRDDGYHPDHPFLMALRTDPVLSDVKLIAEPWDLGIHGWRTGQFPPPFGEWNDRFRDTVRTFWLPDLARDAAGEDGHGVRELGTRIAGSADLFRDARRGPLASINFVTAHDGFTVADLTAYNSKHNGANGEGNRDGSDNNCSWNHGIEGHVDATEGVEALRRRSMRNLLGTLLLSAGVPMLTGGDEFGRTQRGNNNPYCQDSEISWYDWDLADWQRDLNDSVRHLLDLRRRHPVLRQRHFFPGTPVDGDALPALHWHALDGRVLTAEQWNDGRTRTMSVVFDGADIGDDRLLLLFHGSAHDASVTLPGQAGVTAWKLLWDSRFERMDDVPQVETTVGAPYDVPPATLAIFQGA
- a CDS encoding electron transfer flavoprotein subunit alpha/FixB family protein; this translates as MAEVLVLVDHTDGAVKKTSAELLTIARRIGTPSAVFIGSQVEAARPRLAQFGAEKVYVVDNADVTDYLVAPLAEALEAVVKQAGDVAAVLVPTSGTNKEAAARLAVKLESGLITDAQDVQPGDDGIVVTQTAFAGGYTLQGVVTQGTPIITVKPNTTPPQASQAGAQVVPVELTVSDTAKSAKITEVQEKKKSGRPELTEAAIVVSGGRGTGGDFSPVESFADVLGAAVGASRAAVDAGWYPHSNQVGQTGKQVSPQLYVACGISGAIQHRAGMQTSKTIVAVNKDEEAPIFELVDFGVVGDLFNVLPQATEAVKKAKS
- a CDS encoding electron transfer flavoprotein subunit beta/FixA family protein, whose translation is MNIVVCVKYVPDAQSDRTFSDDHTTDRTNVDGLLSELDEYAVEEALKLVEASEGEVTVLTVGPDVAVEAVKKSLKMGAHKGVHVCDDAIHGSDAGATSLVLAKAIEKIGKPDLVLTGLASTDGTMSVVPAMLAERLGLPQVTQVSELSVADGSVKGRRDTDIASETVEASIPALVGVTDQINEPRYPSLKGIMAAKKKPVETWSLSDLGLDAAQVGFEGSWTKVVDVTQRPAREKGEVQPDEGDGGTKLVEFLSKSKLV
- a CDS encoding enoyl-CoA hydratase-related protein encodes the protein MTDAPSTYGEFVSLEVADGIGVIRIDRPKMNPLNGEVQEGLRSAAIEASDRDDVSAVILYGGEKVFAAGADIKEMQRLEYVDMVTRAPRLQAFFAAIAAIPQPTVAAIAGYALGGGCELSMTCDFRIAANDAKLGQPEILLGIIPGAGGTQRLTRLVGPARAKDIVFSGRMVAATEALEIGLVDELCEPGSVLEAAKARMSRYVGGPKVALRAAKEAIDRGQDTDLDTGLAIESALFAGLFATQDRATGMASFVQEGPGKARFAGR